In one Rhinopithecus roxellana isolate Shanxi Qingling chromosome 1, ASM756505v1, whole genome shotgun sequence genomic region, the following are encoded:
- the PRSS44P gene encoding serine protease 44, with amino-acid sequence MASQGGSSLGLLAWLLLLQPWLDEARTGRAGGQGGVALFFHSTLPSGPGGQDPGASGWEPPPVGAPGSPAAGQSTGKAVPPAPVLFPSACGKRLARIIGGFGSPDRKWPWQVSLQTSNRHICGGSLIARRWVLTAAHCISGHLEYTVKLGDTNVHHRSKTALVVPVRDIVIHRYFTSFGIIENDIALALLDFPVNYSTHIQPVCLPEQAFMVQADTKCWVTGWGKVNETDSSKKIVTELQEAELSIMLHEKCNKVFKEKMRIRNEMVKKRTICGYNDQGKDSCQGDSGGPLVCELNGTWFQVGIVSWGVGCGRKGYPGVYTEVSFYKKWIIDHLRQASCLNSADSLILVLCLMMPLGILVTP; translated from the exons ATGGCGTCCCAGGGCGGCAGCTCCCTGGGGCTCCTGGCCTGGCTCTTGCTTCTTCAGCCATGGCTCGACGAGGCCCGGACGGGCAGGGCGGGTGGGCAGGGAGGCGTAGCACTCTTCTTCCACTCCACTCTCCCCTCAGGGCCAGGCGGCCAGGACCCCGGAGCGAGCGGATGGGAGCCGCCACCTGTAGGGGCTCCAGGATCCCCAGCGGCTGGTCAGTCCACAGGGAAGGCAGTGCCCCCTGCTCCGGTGTTATTTCCCTCAG CCTGCGGCAAGCGGCTTGCAAGGATAATTGGAGGATTTGGAAGCCCAGATAGGAAGTGGCCCTGGCAGGTGAGCCTGCAAACCAGCAACAGACACATCTGCGGAGGCTCCCTTATTGCCAGGCGCTGGGTGCTCACTGCCGCCCACTGCATCTCTGG TCATCTGGAATACACAGTGAAGCTGGGAGACACAAATGTGCATCATCGCTCCAAAAcagcacttgtagtcccagttcgTGACATCGTTATCCACCGATATTTTACATCTTTTGGAATAATTGAAAATGACATTGCCCTTGCTCTGCTTGACTTCCCTGTGAATTACTCCACACACATCCAGCCTGTGTGCCTCCCTGAACAGGCTTTCATGGTACAAGCTGATACGAAGTGCTGGGTGACAGGATGGGGCAAAGTGAATGAAACAG ATTCATCAAAAAAGATAGTAACTgagcttcaggaggctgagctaaGCATTATGCTTCATGAGAAATGTAATAAGGTGTTCAAGGAAAAGATGAGAATTAGGAATGAAATGGTCAAGAAAAGGACCATCTGTGGCTATAATGACCAAGGGAAGGATTCCTGTCAG GGAGATTCTGGGGGGCCCCTGGTCTGTGAATTAAATGGCACATGGTTCCAGGTGGGGATTGTGAGCTGGGGCGTTGGCTGCGGTCGCAAAGGATACCCTGGAGTTTACACAGAAGTTAGTTTCTACAAGAAATGGATTATTGATCACCTGAGACAAGCTTCCTGTCTGAATTCAGCAGACTCCCTCATCCTAGTCCTGTGTCTGATGATGCCCCTGGGCATCCTGGTGACCCCGTGA